The DNA segment ATTCACAGTGAGACCTTCAAAATTGATAATCTCGATTCCACTAAGGTGACGCGTCGAAGCATGGATTTGGGTGATGCGTTGCTCGATGCTGAACGTGGGACGTTTGTTGGGGTTACGTAACACAGCGACAATCACCTCTCCAAAAAGAGACAAGGCTCGTTCGATAAGATCCATATGACCGTTGGTTAAAGGGTCAAAACTACCGGGGTAAAGCGCCCGCATTATGAGATTGGCATCCTCCTATATCATATGTACGCGAACATTGTCTAGATTTCCTGTAAAGCCAGGGAAAATGCTATGAGCCTCGATACCGACGCTAAGAAAGTTCTACTCCGTAAGATACCTCATGGTCTATTTATCTGTGGCGTACGCAATGGTGATGACATAAACGGGTTCACCGCTAGTTGGGTAACACAAGGGTCGTTTGAGCCGCCTCTGGTGGTGATGGGTGTGCGGGCTGATAGCAGCAGCCACGCAATCATCGAATCTAGTAAACGTTTTTCACTCAATGTTTTGAGGTCCAATCAAAAGGATCTTGCGGCGGTGTTCTTCAAGCCTCAGAAAGGTTTGGGTGGACGTTTCCAAGCTGCACCATTCACCGAGGGTGACTTAGGACTTCCCTTGCTTGAT comes from the Synechococcus sp. M16CYN genome and includes:
- a CDS encoding flavin reductase family protein, with product MSLDTDAKKVLLRKIPHGLFICGVRNGDDINGFTASWVTQGSFEPPLVVMGVRADSSSHAIIESSKRFSLNVLRSNQKDLAAVFFKPQKGLGGRFQAAPFTEGDLGLPLLDDAIGGVECELVGSIKHGDHTVFVGAVRSARLIADGEALNLASTGWNYGG